A stretch of DNA from Methanoplanus endosymbiosus:
CAGAAGAATGACCATAAATGGTCCTTCTCTTCCAAAAACCGTTCCTTACGGTCCTGCACGCGGAAAACCCAATCCCAATACCAACAGGAGAGCCATTCATATCGGTAACACTGAGGTTGAACTCAGGGTACAGGCAGGAATGTTTGTCTTTGAACTTGAGGGTGAGGATGTAATAGAAAATATCAGGGCAGTCTGTGATGAAATATTCATAAAGTTTCCATATCAGCTCCAGGTCGGAAAATATATGAAAACATCCCCGACACTGTCTGATTACTGTAAATACGGCCCTGATGCTGACGAGAATATGATTGGACTTTCCGACCCGAGAAAAGACGGGCCGGTAATCTTACAGGGTTTTAAATAAATGCCTATAGGTCGTGTCACCCAGGTTGTTGACTGCCGCGAAAGTATGGGTATGGGTAAAGGTGGCGGCCTTGCCCAGAGAGGTACTATATCCGAATGCCGCCATCCGGATGTAATAGTCGTTGGCATGTCTCCAGGCAGGCGACACGTAACAAAACCAGTCTGTGATATAACATCAGGCCTCAGAAGAGAAGGTGTTGAATTTTCGGTCAGCACTCTTGTCTTAAACGCCGGAAGCGGCGTTCCCCCCGATGCTCCGGCGATAGCCGGTTCGGTTCTGGGGGCATATTTCGGCCTGAACCCGAAAGAAACTGCACAGATAGAGCAGCATAAAGTTGCAATTCTTCATCACGGCAATGTGAGATCTCATGTTGTGGAGAAGGTTCGCTTTATTCTCGAGAGATGTGATATCGATGCAGTTGTTGTATCGCAGGCACCTGTGGATTACGAAGATCTTGCAAAAGTTGGTGTTAAAACCGCTTATGTGATGCCGTCACCTGATAAGGTGAAGACAAAAGGCAGGGTCATTCGCATCGTCAGCGGAGTTACAAGAGGACAGACCCCTACAAGGGAGAAACTGGCAGAAGTTATTTCGGCTGTAATGAAATCAATGAAACAATAATTTAAAGGTGAAATTAATATGGCATATACACCACAGTATGGGCCAGGAACCTCTGTTATCGCTGAAAACAGGCGCAGACAGATGAACCCTGCAGTCCAGCTTGAGAAGGTTCGTGAGGTTACTGACGAAGATATCGTTCTTATCCTTGGTCACCGTGCACCAGGATCAGCATACCCAACAGCACACCCGCCGCTCGCAGAGCAGCAGGAACCAGACTGCCCAATCAGAAAGATTGTTGCACCAACAGAGGGAGCAAAGGCAGGAGACCGCGTACGTTACATTCAGTTCGCAGACTCAATGTACAACGCACCATCACAGCCATACCAGCGCACATACTCGGAGTGCTACCGCTTCCGTGGCATTGACCCGGGTACTCTTTCCGGACGTCAGATCGTAGAGTGCCGTGAGAGGGATCTTGAACAGTACTCAAAGCTTCTCATTGAATCAGAGATGTTTGACCCGGCTCTTGTAAGCTGCCGTGGTGCAACAGTTCACGGTCACTCACTGCGTCTTGCAGAAGATGGCCTTATGTTTGATATGCTCCAGCGCTGTATCTTAAAAGACGGCAATGTAAAGTATGTCAAAGACCAGATTGGAGAGCCACTTGACCGTGAGGTTGATGTAGGCAAGCCAATGGATGAGGAATGGCTCAAAGCACACTCAACAATCTTCCACTCACTTGTTGGTGCTGCATACCGTGACGATGCAGAATATATCGAATACATTCAGCGCATCCACGCACTTAGAACAAAATACGGCTTTATGCCAAAGGAGGAGTGATTTAGATGGGTAAAATTGAGAGATCACAGAAACTTTTCCTTGATGCACTTAAACAGAAGTTCCAGGGAGAAGACGTAGAATCAGTAAAGACAACATTCTACAACTTTGACGGTGTCCGCCAGTCCCCACGTAAGCGTGAGTTCATGGAGGCAACAAAGGCTGTCGAAGCAAAGCGTGGAATGGCCATGTACGATCCAGAGCACTGCCACCTTGGTGGTCTGCCAATGGGTCAGAGACAGCTCATGACCTACGAAGTGTCCGGATCAGGTACATTTGTAGAGGGTGATGATCTTCACTTCGTCAACAATGCAGCAATGCAGCAGTTCTGGGATACAATCCGCAGATCAGTTATTGTCGGAATGGATCTTGCACACGCAACACTCCAGAAGCGTCTCGGAAAGGAAGTTACTCCTGAGACAATCAACGAGTACCTCCACATCTTAAACCACGCAATGCCTGGTGCAGCAGTTGTTCAGGAACACATGGTCGAGACACATCCTGGCCTTGTCGATGACTGTTACGTAAAGGTATTCACCGGTGACGATGAGATGGCTGACGACATTGAGCCACAGTTCCTCATTAACGTTGAGAAGCTCTTCCCTGCAGATCAGGCAGAAGTTCTCAAGGCAGAGGTCGGCAAGTCAATGTACCAGGCAATCCACATACCAACAATTGTCTCAAGGACATGCGATGGTGGAACAACCTCCAGATGGTCAGCAATGCAGATCGGAATGTCATTCATCGCAGCATACAGAATGTGTGCAGGTGAAGCAGCAGTCGCAGATCTTTCATTCGCAGCAAAACACGCCGGTGTAGTTCAGATGGCATCTATTCTGCCTGCCCGCCGTGCACGTGGTCCTAACGAACCTGGTGGAATTAAGTTCGGTCTCTTCTCCGATATCATCCAGGCAAACCGTACACATCCAAACGACCCTGCAAAGGCATCCCTTGAGGTAGTCGGTGCAGGTACAATGCTCTTCGACCAGATCTGGCTCGGATCATACATGTCTGGTGGTGTTGGATTTACACAGTATGCAACAGCTGCATACACTGACAACATCCTCGATGAGTACACATACTACGGTATGGACTACATCAAGGACAAATATGGCGTAGACTACACCAACCCTGACCCCGCAAAGATCGTCAAGCCAACACAGGATGTTGTAAATGACATTGCATCCGAGGTTAACCTCAATGCAATGGAGCAGTATGAACAGTTCCCGACAATGATGGAGGATCACTTCGGTGGTTCACAGCGTGCCGGTGTCATGGCAGCAGCATGTGGTCTGTCCACATCTATCGCAACCGGAAATTCAAACGCAGGTCTGAATGGATGGTACCTTTCAATGCTTATGCACAAGGAAGGATGGTCACGTCTCGGATTCTTCGGATACGATCTTCAGGACCAGTGTGGTTCAGCAAACTCACTCTCTATGGAACCAGACCGTGGTCTCATTGGAGAACTGCGTGGACCAAACTATCCAAACTATGCAATGAATGTCGGTCACCAGGGAGAGTATGCAGCTATTGTAGGTGCAGCTCACTACGGACGCGGCGATGCATTCTGTTTCAACCCGCTTGTTAAGATCTGCTTCGCAGACCCATCAATCGGATTTGACTACGCAGAGCCACGTAAGGAATTCGCAAGGGGAGCAATCCGCGAGTTCATGCCATCAGGCGAGCGCTCACTGATCATACCAGCAAGGTAAGATCACCCAAAATATTTTTTTAATCTGTTTTATTCCGGTTATTTGCCGGAATTTTTTATGCTATTATTTTTTGTCCCTGCTGTTTGCAGAATAAATTATGCTTTTTTCCTGAAACTCTGATTTTTGCTGTTTTCATTGCTGTTAGAATGTTTATTCCCTGTGGATTTTGACTATATTAAATTTAAACGTTGTTTTGCGCTTTTTTATCGGAATGTGTGGATGTTAATCTGCGGCTTATTCACCGGATTTTTCCGCCCGGAAATATTTATTGCCCGGATGGTTTTTGATCTCAAAAATAGCGCAGATTTTTTTGTAATATTGGATTGTATAAGCATAGATTTGTGCTCAAATAACTTTGAATTAAAACAAAATAGTCAGGTGTATTCATTTATTTTCCTTAAATACTCATATTTTGCGTATTTTTTCAGGAAATTCTTTCGAAACCTTTAATTAAATACTAAACGACTTTAATTTGAATCCAAAAGGGTTTCGTGTATATGTGTATCTCTGGTGCATATGGCACTCAGGAGGACGCCTGAATGGAAGAGTTACTGTTTGGTATCGGCATTAGTGCCGTTGCAGGCGCTCTGGCCACCGTTTCCGGTGCTGCGGAAGATACTGAGTCTGATATCGGTTCACAGGGTGACCCGAATTCACAGGTTCAGCTCGCTCCGCAGATGGGATATATTCATCGTATTTATAGTAAAGCTATATCCGGTGAACCCCCAGCATACGGACTTTGGTGCGCTCTTGGAGCAGGCCTTGCATGGGCTTTAATGGCGATAAATTATAATCCGGTACTTGCGATAGTCTTAGGATCAGCTATAGCTGTATTTGTACAGGGTGTGTATGCAACTACAGCATATCTGGGAAGGACTGCAAGTCTGGCGAAGTTTGAACAGCCGGTTTACATCGACCTTATTAAGTCGGTTACAACCGTGACTATGGCGCATGCATTTGTCGCAATCTTTACATGCGTATCAATGTGTTTCCTTATGGTAAACGCACTTGGACATCCGTTCCCGCTTCCGCTGCTGGGACTTGTCTGGGGTATCGCTCTCGGTGCAGCAGGATCTGCAACCGGAAATCCGTTCTACGGAAAAGAGCGCCAGTACCAGACACAGGCCTTTGGAGCAGGTGTACCTATCTCAGCATCCGGTAATATTGTCCGCTATGCAGAGGCAGGACAGCGCAGTTCGCTTGACAACGGCTGGTTTACATCTAAGATGGGCGGCCCGGCATCGGGTGTCTGTTTCGGACTTATTGTGTTCCTTGAACTGTGGCGTACAATCTTCTTTGAAGAATTCGCAGCAGGCTGGGGTGCAGTAATTGCCGGTATCGTGCTTATTCTGATCTTTATGATCATTGACAGATTTGTTGAGACATGGGCACGCAAGACCTATGGACCATACAACACTGAAGAGTCCGCAGAGGAGGCCTCATCATGAGTGCACTCGGCGGAGGTTCCGGTGGTGGAGAGGGAATTAATCCTGTAGGAACAGTAGTTGGTATTGTACTTCTGCTGATTTCACTGGGTCTGATTTACGTCTTATCACCAGGAATGGCACTGATGGCTCTTATCGGAGTTATTGTCGGTGGTCTTCTCATCGGTTTTGGTGTTCACTTTGTTCCTGTCGGAGGAGCTCCGGCAGCTATGGGTCAGTCACCAGGTATTGCAACTGGTGTTACCATGCTTGCAGCAGGTGCAGGTCTCGCAGGCCTCTTTGGCGGAGCATGGGCAGCAGAACTTGGTTTCGGAGTTGCTCTCGCAGGTGGTGCAATAGGCGGCGGTCTTATGATGGCTATCACATGTCTGATGGTCAATGTAGTCTATGTCTATGCAATGGGTATTCCGGCTGCATCCGGTAAGGTTGCAAAGGACCCAATCACAGGAGACACTTTTGAAGCATACAAGTCACAGGGAACTGAAGGACACGGTCTTCCGTTTGTTTCATACGTTGGTGGTGTCATCGGCGGTGCCCTTGGTGGTCTTGGTGGAACACTCATTTATCTTGAACTTCTCTCAGTCTATGAGGAATTCCTCCCTGCAGCGCTCAATGCGCCTGCTGAGCAGATTATTCCGCTCGCAGTAAGTATGGCAGGAGTTTTTGCAGTCGGTATGTTCCTTGTAAATGCTGTAATTGCAGCATACAATATTACAGGTACAATCGAAGGTCCTCATGACCCGAAATTCAAGAGATTCCCGCGTGCAGTCATTGGATGTGCAGTTGCTTCAGCAGTCTGCGGTCTTATGGCAATTCTGGTAGCAGTATTGTGAGGTATGAAGTATGTCAGTAGAAATTACAGTCAGTGAAGGCGGAGTGCCCCACAATAAGATCATGATGATTGGTCTTGTCGGTGCAGTAGTCTGTCTTTATCTTACATACCTGAATCAGATGGCCGGAACAGAGATGTTCTCATTCTTTGGCGGAATCGCAGCAGTACTTGCACTCTGGTGGGGTACAGACACTATCAAGCACCTTTGCAGTTATGGTCTTGGTACTGGTGTCCCTTCAGCAGGTATGATTGCACTTGGTTCAGGTGTAATAGCAATGGTACTCAGTACAAAACTGAGTGCAATGGGATTTGTATCATCTCCGCTTATCATCCCAATCGGATGTATAATTATTGCAGCAATTCTTGGTGCAATTCTCGGATATATTGCAAATAACATTGTAAATATGAATATTCCTGTAATGGTTGTTTCACTTGCCGAACTCTGTATTGTCGGTGCTGTTACAGTCCTTGGTCTTTCAGCAATGGTTGACGGAAGTTTTATCTTTGCAGATCTTGTTACAGGCTCAAAGGAATTCTTCGGAGTTGCAGTTCCTGATTATCAGGCATCTGTGATTGGCGGAGGAATTATTGCAGTAATATTCATGCTCGGTGGTATTGCAGTTCAGCATGCATTCAATGCATGTCTGGGACCAAACGAGTCACAGGACCGGACACTTATGCTTGCAGCAGAGTGTGGATTTTTAAGCATGATTGTTGTCTCAATTATGTCTTTTGCATTCATCTCCATGACAGCAGCAGTTGTCTCATTCATCGTATCCGTAATCGGATGGGTTTACACATACAATCAGTACATTGTATTGTCTAAGCGTGATGCATTCATGTGGCTTGATGCACAGCCAATTCGCGAGAAGGAGGCCTGAAAATGGGATACATACAAGTTCTCCCCGAATATGGTCTTGTTGCAGACCCAGTTATTGGTCTTGTAACTACCGCAGGCGCATCACTCGGACCGGTAATTGATGAGGTTGAGAGACTTGAGAAGATCACAGATGATGTGGTCGGCATGCTCTCAGGAGAAGGTTCATTCCGTTCTTCTTTCCCGAACAGGGAAAAGGCCCTTGTCTATGCCGGAGGTGTGACTGCAATGTGGTACGGTATAGCTGTTGGATTACTTATTGCAGGTGTGGTTGCACTTGCATTGCTCTGAGGTGAAAAATAATGGCAGATAAAAGAGCTCCGGCATCCGGATGGCCAAAAATTCAGGGTGACTATCATGCAGGCAACGCAGAAAGCCCTGTAGCGGTAGTTACTGTTGGATCACACCTTGATGAGCAGGGTATCTGTGACGCAGGCGCTGCAATATGTGGTTCCTGCAAAACAGAGAACCTCGGTCTTGAGAAGATCGTTGCAAATGTGGTTGCAAACCCTAACATCAGGTTCATGGTTACCTGTGGAACTG
This window harbors:
- the mcrA gene encoding coenzyme-B sulfoethylthiotransferase subunit alpha yields the protein MGKIERSQKLFLDALKQKFQGEDVESVKTTFYNFDGVRQSPRKREFMEATKAVEAKRGMAMYDPEHCHLGGLPMGQRQLMTYEVSGSGTFVEGDDLHFVNNAAMQQFWDTIRRSVIVGMDLAHATLQKRLGKEVTPETINEYLHILNHAMPGAAVVQEHMVETHPGLVDDCYVKVFTGDDEMADDIEPQFLINVEKLFPADQAEVLKAEVGKSMYQAIHIPTIVSRTCDGGTTSRWSAMQIGMSFIAAYRMCAGEAAVADLSFAAKHAGVVQMASILPARRARGPNEPGGIKFGLFSDIIQANRTHPNDPAKASLEVVGAGTMLFDQIWLGSYMSGGVGFTQYATAAYTDNILDEYTYYGMDYIKDKYGVDYTNPDPAKIVKPTQDVVNDIASEVNLNAMEQYEQFPTMMEDHFGGSQRAGVMAAACGLSTSIATGNSNAGLNGWYLSMLMHKEGWSRLGFFGYDLQDQCGSANSLSMEPDRGLIGELRGPNYPNYAMNVGHQGEYAAIVGAAHYGRGDAFCFNPLVKICFADPSIGFDYAEPRKEFARGAIREFMPSGERSLIIPAR
- the mcrC gene encoding methyl-coenzyme M reductase I operon protein C; the encoded protein is MPIGRVTQVVDCRESMGMGKGGGLAQRGTISECRHPDVIVVGMSPGRRHVTKPVCDITSGLRREGVEFSVSTLVLNAGSGVPPDAPAIAGSVLGAYFGLNPKETAQIEQHKVAILHHGNVRSHVVEKVRFILERCDIDAVVVSQAPVDYEDLAKVGVKTAYVMPSPDKVKTKGRVIRIVSGVTRGQTPTREKLAEVISAVMKSMKQ
- the mcrD gene encoding methyl-coenzyme M reductase operon protein D; translated protein: MTKSQKVYPQCRVVPLRMLSPETAEIFLDKVVKVEGIRRMTINGPSLPKTVPYGPARGKPNPNTNRRAIHIGNTEVELRVQAGMFVFELEGEDVIENIRAVCDEIFIKFPYQLQVGKYMKTSPTLSDYCKYGPDADENMIGLSDPRKDGPVILQGFK
- the mtrC gene encoding tetrahydromethanopterin S-methyltransferase subunit MtrC yields the protein MSVEITVSEGGVPHNKIMMIGLVGAVVCLYLTYLNQMAGTEMFSFFGGIAAVLALWWGTDTIKHLCSYGLGTGVPSAGMIALGSGVIAMVLSTKLSAMGFVSSPLIIPIGCIIIAAILGAILGYIANNIVNMNIPVMVVSLAELCIVGAVTVLGLSAMVDGSFIFADLVTGSKEFFGVAVPDYQASVIGGGIIAVIFMLGGIAVQHAFNACLGPNESQDRTLMLAAECGFLSMIVVSIMSFAFISMTAAVVSFIVSVIGWVYTYNQYIVLSKRDAFMWLDAQPIREKEA
- the mtrD gene encoding tetrahydromethanopterin S-methyltransferase subunit D, with translation MSALGGGSGGGEGINPVGTVVGIVLLLISLGLIYVLSPGMALMALIGVIVGGLLIGFGVHFVPVGGAPAAMGQSPGIATGVTMLAAGAGLAGLFGGAWAAELGFGVALAGGAIGGGLMMAITCLMVNVVYVYAMGIPAASGKVAKDPITGDTFEAYKSQGTEGHGLPFVSYVGGVIGGALGGLGGTLIYLELLSVYEEFLPAALNAPAEQIIPLAVSMAGVFAVGMFLVNAVIAAYNITGTIEGPHDPKFKRFPRAVIGCAVASAVCGLMAILVAVL
- the mtrE gene encoding tetrahydromethanopterin S-methyltransferase subunit E, with the translated sequence MEELLFGIGISAVAGALATVSGAAEDTESDIGSQGDPNSQVQLAPQMGYIHRIYSKAISGEPPAYGLWCALGAGLAWALMAINYNPVLAIVLGSAIAVFVQGVYATTAYLGRTASLAKFEQPVYIDLIKSVTTVTMAHAFVAIFTCVSMCFLMVNALGHPFPLPLLGLVWGIALGAAGSATGNPFYGKERQYQTQAFGAGVPISASGNIVRYAEAGQRSSLDNGWFTSKMGGPASGVCFGLIVFLELWRTIFFEEFAAGWGAVIAGIVLILIFMIIDRFVETWARKTYGPYNTEESAEEASS
- the mcrG gene encoding coenzyme-B sulfoethylthiotransferase subunit gamma; translation: MAYTPQYGPGTSVIAENRRRQMNPAVQLEKVREVTDEDIVLILGHRAPGSAYPTAHPPLAEQQEPDCPIRKIVAPTEGAKAGDRVRYIQFADSMYNAPSQPYQRTYSECYRFRGIDPGTLSGRQIVECRERDLEQYSKLLIESEMFDPALVSCRGATVHGHSLRLAEDGLMFDMLQRCILKDGNVKYVKDQIGEPLDREVDVGKPMDEEWLKAHSTIFHSLVGAAYRDDAEYIEYIQRIHALRTKYGFMPKEE
- the mtrB gene encoding tetrahydromethanopterin S-methyltransferase subunit MtrB, with protein sequence MGYIQVLPEYGLVADPVIGLVTTAGASLGPVIDEVERLEKITDDVVGMLSGEGSFRSSFPNREKALVYAGGVTAMWYGIAVGLLIAGVVALALL